A genomic region of uncultured Paludibaculum sp. contains the following coding sequences:
- a CDS encoding HEAT repeat domain-containing protein has product MPTLLGRALTLDEQQVLEPVLNGLTDPRKASRNLWRELNLPAPGLLFAAVLSLIQVPPGSPEQRALCDYLLSLPGFFPHLSNPEVFSRPDLVRIGRALLKVDPRFDARLAASLFSERDPDTSTILHVLAVLDEISPGGRLTLTLTRLLRDCSPAVASKVAMLLARRVSNPNWVERQLSSRDPRLRANVLESLWGVDTPEVRARLTRAIRDGNNRVVGNAVFGLHLLRDNNVGRHLQGMLEHAQPEFRATAAWVIGKTRERGYLDSLKRALQDRNEAVRESARRALANYPAEEGSAKPAESTDRHGTPTPSRRDEPLNNVFTSVPGELPSLSPRGEDPFDLNLDGTYKGKGSKG; this is encoded by the coding sequence ATGCCAACGCTACTGGGCCGAGCCCTGACTCTGGACGAACAGCAAGTCCTGGAGCCGGTGCTGAACGGACTTACAGATCCGAGAAAAGCGTCCAGGAACCTCTGGCGCGAATTGAACCTCCCCGCGCCGGGCCTCCTGTTCGCGGCGGTCCTATCGCTCATCCAGGTGCCGCCCGGCTCACCCGAGCAGCGGGCCCTCTGCGACTATCTGCTAAGCCTGCCCGGCTTCTTCCCCCACCTGTCGAATCCTGAGGTGTTCAGCCGGCCCGACCTCGTGCGCATAGGCCGCGCACTCCTCAAGGTGGATCCGAGGTTCGACGCCAGACTGGCCGCTTCTTTGTTCTCCGAGCGGGACCCAGACACGTCGACGATTCTCCATGTCCTCGCCGTCCTCGACGAAATCTCGCCGGGAGGCCGGCTGACGTTGACCCTCACCCGCCTCCTGCGGGACTGCTCTCCGGCTGTAGCGTCGAAGGTGGCGATGCTGTTGGCTCGCCGTGTCTCCAATCCCAACTGGGTGGAGCGGCAGCTCTCCTCCCGGGACCCGAGGCTGAGGGCGAACGTGTTGGAGTCGCTATGGGGTGTGGACACCCCGGAGGTGCGCGCCCGGCTCACCCGGGCGATCCGGGACGGGAACAACCGCGTGGTCGGCAATGCCGTCTTCGGCCTGCATCTGCTAAGGGACAACAATGTTGGCCGCCACCTGCAGGGAATGCTGGAGCATGCCCAACCGGAGTTCCGGGCCACGGCCGCATGGGTAATCGGAAAGACCAGGGAGCGCGGCTATCTCGACTCGCTGAAGAGAGCCCTGCAAGACCGCAACGAAGCGGTCCGCGAATCCGCCCGCCGGGCACTCGCGAACTACCCGGCCGAGGAAGGCTCCGCGAAGCCAGCGGAATCGACGGATCGCCACGGTACCCCAACTCCGTCGAGGCGGGACGAGCCCCTCAACAACGTGTTCACGTCGGTCCCAGGCGAGTTGCCCTCGCTCAGCCCGCGGGGAGAGGATCCATTCGATCTCAATCTCGACGGAACCTACAAGGGCAAAGGCAGTAAAGGGTAA
- a CDS encoding HigA family addiction module antitoxin, whose product MAQRKKLPPIHPGELLRDELDEIGVSLNELGRALRVPMNRISAIVNGKRAITVDTAMRLARYFGTSPQYWLNLQVAYDLEVAEQAIGARVQEEVLPRTAA is encoded by the coding sequence ATGGCACAGCGAAAGAAACTTCCCCCCATCCACCCGGGCGAACTGCTCCGGGATGAACTGGACGAAATCGGAGTGAGTCTCAACGAATTGGGACGCGCCCTCCGGGTCCCCATGAACCGGATCAGTGCGATCGTCAATGGCAAAAGAGCGATTACCGTGGACACGGCCATGCGTCTGGCTCGATACTTCGGCACATCTCCGCAGTACTGGCTGAATCTCCAGGTCGCCTACGACCTGGAGGTTGCCGAACAGGCGATTGGCGCCCGCGTCCAAGAAGAAGTGCTGCCGCGAACCGCCGCGTGA
- a CDS encoding type II toxin-antitoxin system RelE/ParE family toxin, with product MIRSFRCSETKAIHEGFGSRTFRGIELQARKRLRWLDAATSLADLGAIRGNHLEAPKGDRTGQYSIRINERWRICFTWRDGSAHDVEIVDYH from the coding sequence ATGATCCGTTCGTTCCGCTGCTCCGAGACCAAGGCAATCCACGAGGGATTTGGCAGTCGGACGTTTCGCGGAATCGAACTGCAAGCCCGTAAACGGCTCCGCTGGCTGGATGCGGCAACGAGTTTGGCTGATCTCGGGGCCATTCGAGGCAACCACCTGGAAGCCCCGAAAGGGGACCGAACCGGTCAATACAGCATCCGTATCAACGAGCGCTGGCGGATCTGCTTCACATGGCGAGACGGCAGCGCGCACGACGTCGAGATAGTGGATTACCACTGA
- a CDS encoding RloB family protein: MPRKPRPLVRDAATLRDDRLFLLACDDRYAPKQYFDFFRIARIQVHVIPTEDGTSSSVHVLDRLLAIDYEPGDQRWLVLDTDHYTQAQHVASFQQTLQRARQVGVNVALSRPCFETWLLLHHTGEEAVIGTESAGDIARLIRSHRGEYNKTKLKREHYPIESVIEAIGRAARLDSQVTGGDIPQATTTRVHKIWHEIIKGAHPTQLPKEFVPLRGTIL; the protein is encoded by the coding sequence ATGCCGCGCAAGCCCCGTCCGCTGGTCCGCGATGCCGCCACTCTCCGTGACGACCGCCTCTTCCTCCTAGCCTGTGACGACCGCTATGCGCCGAAGCAGTACTTCGACTTCTTCCGGATCGCCCGCATCCAGGTCCACGTCATCCCCACCGAGGACGGCACGTCGTCGTCGGTCCACGTCCTGGACCGCCTGCTCGCCATCGACTACGAACCCGGCGACCAGCGCTGGCTCGTCCTCGACACCGACCACTACACCCAAGCCCAACACGTCGCTTCCTTCCAGCAGACCCTCCAGCGCGCCCGTCAGGTCGGAGTGAACGTGGCCCTCAGCCGTCCTTGCTTTGAAACCTGGCTCCTCCTTCACCACACAGGGGAGGAAGCTGTCATCGGGACGGAGTCTGCCGGCGACATCGCGAGACTCATCCGTAGCCACCGTGGCGAGTACAACAAAACGAAACTAAAGCGGGAACATTACCCCATCGAATCCGTCATCGAAGCGATCGGCCGCGCTGCTCGCCTTGACTCTCAGGTGACCGGGGGCGACATCCCGCAGGCCACCACCACTCGCGTCCACAAGATCTGGCACGAGATCATCAAAGGTGCCCACCCCACTCAGTTGCCGAAGGAGTTCGTGCCGCTCCGGGGAACGATATTGTAG
- a CDS encoding AAA family ATPase produces MILSFSLSNFRSFNEEETISFVASKRLAGTHDDHLIPIPDTREHVLRCAVLYGANGGGKSNLFKALRYLSTLATEPRPRNGGTGREPFRLGGDGAQPSTFDLQFVVAGKVYRYGLDVLDERIAEEWLVRKNGARETRIFERTTNALGQVHVDLGTRPGRNEKLAALATVGGPPNQSFLATANNILGAEAAGEEISEVLAWLKTDLVFFGPDTEFGLLAPLLEADGTFRKFAGEFLRLSGTGIERLEVQRYQLTEAEFRLLVGDNSAEEYLHRLRDTQEDSALIKVGDNREIVLERHDGSVSISDIRIRAAHQEGSAAPNLDLADESDGTRRLLHLLPALDRERAAGKTFFIDEIDRSLHPILAREFLAGFLKSAGVGSQLIVTTHESSLLDQDLLRRDEVWFVEKDQNQASRLYSLADFKVRKDLELRKHYLQGRFGAVPFIGDLAGSVLSATGQK; encoded by the coding sequence ATGATCCTCTCCTTCTCCCTTTCCAACTTCCGCTCCTTCAACGAAGAGGAGACCATCTCGTTCGTAGCCAGTAAGCGCCTCGCTGGTACACACGACGACCACCTGATCCCCATCCCGGACACGCGCGAACACGTCCTCCGCTGTGCCGTCCTCTACGGTGCGAATGGTGGCGGCAAGTCGAATCTGTTCAAGGCGCTCCGCTATCTGTCGACCCTTGCGACCGAGCCCCGTCCCAGAAATGGCGGCACAGGCCGGGAACCGTTCCGTCTTGGCGGCGACGGGGCACAGCCATCCACCTTCGATCTCCAGTTCGTCGTCGCGGGCAAGGTCTATCGCTACGGACTGGACGTCCTCGATGAACGGATTGCCGAGGAGTGGCTCGTCCGCAAAAACGGCGCGCGGGAAACGCGGATCTTCGAGCGGACCACCAATGCCTTGGGTCAAGTCCATGTGGACTTGGGGACCCGCCCGGGCAGGAACGAGAAGCTGGCCGCCTTGGCGACTGTCGGCGGTCCGCCCAATCAGTCCTTCCTCGCCACGGCCAACAACATCCTGGGAGCCGAAGCGGCGGGCGAAGAGATCAGTGAAGTGCTGGCCTGGCTGAAGACCGATTTGGTCTTCTTCGGGCCCGACACGGAATTCGGCCTCCTGGCCCCGCTGCTGGAGGCGGATGGGACGTTCCGCAAGTTTGCCGGCGAATTCCTGCGACTCAGCGGCACCGGCATCGAGCGCCTTGAGGTCCAACGGTATCAACTCACCGAGGCCGAGTTCCGCCTGCTGGTCGGTGACAACTCGGCCGAAGAATATCTGCACCGGCTGAGGGACACCCAGGAAGATTCGGCGCTGATCAAAGTCGGCGACAACCGTGAAATCGTTCTCGAACGGCACGACGGCAGCGTATCGATCAGTGACATCCGCATCCGAGCCGCGCATCAGGAGGGTTCCGCGGCACCCAATCTGGACCTCGCCGATGAGTCCGATGGCACTCGCCGCCTCCTGCACCTCCTGCCCGCTCTCGACCGCGAGCGCGCCGCCGGAAAGACCTTCTTCATCGACGAAATCGACCGCAGCCTCCACCCCATCCTGGCCCGCGAGTTCCTTGCCGGCTTCCTGAAGTCAGCCGGCGTCGGCAGCCAGCTCATCGTCACCACCCATGAATCCAGCCTGCTCGACCAGGACCTCCTCCGCCGCGACGAGGTCTGGTTCGTAGAAAAGGATCAGAACCAGGCCAGCCGCCTCTACTCCCTGGCGGACTTCAAGGTGCGCAAGGATCTCGAGCTCCGCAAGCACTACCTTCAGGGGCGTTTCGGAGCCGTGCCATTTATTGGAGACCTTGCCGGTTCCGTCCTCAGCGCCACCGGTCAGAAGTAG